gaccctggactgtctcgaccctgattttggatttgcccttaataaatctcgtttatctcagcacgtgcgtctgcctcctcgctccccgttacagcactaaacatgaGGAGTTGTCCAGCGGCTTCTTTCTCACTACCATGTTAAATGTGTAGAAAGTAAAGCGTTTGTATTGGTTAAAAAGCAACAGTGTCACCATGTTACTGCTTATTGGAGTAATATAAGGGGAATTATAATGCTTtatgttcttcatattgataTTCTTCACACGACTGTCAAAACAAACGGCATGAAAAAAATAGGGCCTGATTAGTCAGAAGCTTGACCCCGATTGGTCCAAGAGCTGTTTATTATATGGAATCGTGAACTTGGCCTGGTTTGACATGCAGCATAACTTGCCGCAGTGATGTAGCCCAATAAAAAGTGATCCACCTTCCGTTGTGAGATAGAACCTCCAGGGTTAGACTgaactaagcttaaagttagctggtTAAGCAGGAAAGCAAGGCCACCCCATCTGCACTCATAATGTCTAAAGTCAAAAAAATTTGCTCTGAATATTTTGGCAGTTACCCTCCTTTCTAAGCTATTTCACAGTCAAATTATGTTTGTACCTGTCATATTTTGTTACCATAAGATGCCTCAAACCGAAAATAATGcaaaactttcattttcataatGTATACAGATTTTATAGTGCActgttgctttatttatttacagcatttggctgacgctcttatccagagcgacttacaatttgatcattttttttacacaggcaggccaagatggtgttaggagtcttgcccaaggactcttattggtataatgtagggtgcttacccaggcagggggtTGAAACCTAGTCTACcacatagaaggcagaggtgttacccactacactacaccaaccaccagtCTATTTGACTATTTTTGCCAAAAATGATAGTGAAATGTTCACAGCAACTCGAATTTGTTTAGACACTGCCCCTCCTCTAAACTCACACTGAGCTGggaaagcacaaaaacacagaacttATTTTGAACAGAAAACCGCTCCAAAATGATGAGACTTGGTTTTCTATGAATGTGGCTCCAAAACTAGGGCCCTGGCTGCTTGGGGCCAGTGAGCATGGGTTAAATACCCTCCAATACGTTGAATTCCTGTCGTTGGAACACTAACAATATTGTCACGGCTCCTAttcaaaatgttacatttaacaCAGATAGCTCACTAGTAAAGTTTTCAACCCTACAAACACTGAGAAGAGACGAGACGAGACAAGACGAGAAGTTTCAGAATGAGGTCTCCTGTAGCTGTGCTGgtgttgctgtgctgtgctgtggtaATAAGCAGTAATGAGGTCACTGATCAGCTTCACTACGCAAACGAAGAGAGCATCAAAAATGAAATTCAAGCAGAAGATCAGGAAACTAAGGCCACCGTCTCCAACCAGGAACCCTGCCAGCCTGACATCCACACAGTGCTGAGAGAGCTGAGCAGAGAACCAGCTGGAGGAACTGAAGAAGCAGAATGAAGGTACAGCTGTGTGATTAAGTTATGGTTAACTTGTTAAATATCTAggacccaccagcaggcccaaagttttattacacacttctatcatctaagaatagctcagcagGTTTGCACTGAAGCCCCTGTAGATGCTGAACAATAAGCTTCGGTACATGATAAGCCTGGGGTTTTAAGGAACTAATCCAAAATGTAATGATCTGCCAATAAAGTTTTTtgatatctgatattttgtATCAGTTTTGAATCTCTAGCAGCTGATATCAGACTAAAAGCCAGCGAGAAACAAGTAGAAGAActgaaaagagagaatgaaggtAAAATATATACACCGTTCATTAATGTACGACTGCAGTGTAAAGCTACAAGACTCTCAAATCGTCATAAAAGTCTTCTGTATGGAATCTCAGGTCAGGCTCAATGAGCTCAAACATCACTGAGAGCCAAGTGAGAAAGCTGAGAAGGGTGAATGAATGTAAGTgctgtgttttttaaatatgtctATTGAAATTTGTTTCTCCCGAATGTAATTTCATTTTCTTAAGTCCCTAATCTGATATTCTATGTTCTGTCAGCGCATTGCCCTAAATGACCAGTAGTTTCGACAGTGACTATGCACTGCAAAGAACTGCAAGTCAGGTCAgcttgaaattatatttttttaactttagttAAAAGTTCTTTTCAGTTAATTTGTAggatatattttacacaacaaaacaaaacagtgtgaGCTGGTTGTTTCTCCAAGTGCTGAAACTGATTCTATTTTTGATTAATTTTTTACATAGTTTAGTCGTTGCTAATTCCCACCCACAGACTTGACCAGACTTTGTTGAAAAAGCACAGtatctcgctgttgtcggaacaaaacatcGTATCTTagtttttgtcgattttcagtttttgacataatttaaaaatgcatgttggcctttacattatgcataaatttcatgaaggatggaccaaaataaatggccaaaaatgacttggaaaaaattctggttccattgacatacacTAAAAGtaatatatgttttttccttctcctgtaaagttaccattttggagatacaaggttttgttccgacagcagtgatatgttatTCCTTAAAAACTTAATACAGAGATCATCTTTGCCAACAATGTACACACTGCTGGGCAAACCATAGAATTAGTTTTTCATCTTATAAATACTTGGGTTTCATGTTACATGTGACatggagcaaggaggcggacgcatgtgctgagtcaagcgagatttatttcTGGGAAATCCAGGGTCAGGGTCGGAATAGTACAGGGTCATACAACCAACATGGAGATatcgcgggacagacatgacaaacagaaacacagaacctcaaagaagaatgaaacagaacgtcaaacacaatcaaacagtacatccaacaaacaacaaagaccaacacagaccaaggcaaacacagggctatataagggctaacaagggatcacaagacacaggtggaaacacaggtgggaacaatcaggggcggagtaaccaaacaagggggcaggacagaaaaaccaaaataaaacacacatggaagaccaggaaataaacacaagcacatggacaggacaaagGTAAATacaagcacatgaggagactgggaggggccaatcgtgacattacATGATAACCTGCCCTTTGAATTACAACTGATAAAGAAGTTAAagttgtgattttattttttatcatttttatagtttttgctTTGCTTCACAAGCACAAAACAATCTACCTTTTAAACTATTTTAGATTATGGTGATATCTGGTATAGGCATACTTCAAAGACAACGTTGCACTGATTGGACTCATGTTGATCATTCTGTATTACTATTTTGTTGGGTGTGGTGATGTCGTTTCTTTGTTGATTGTTTTGTGTGCTGCCTTCTTGGCCAGGGCTGACTTGTAAAGGACATTTTTGATCTCAGTGTGACTACCCTGGTTaaataaaagtcaaataaaataaacagataaataaataaaactatcaCAGCCCCATCACACAAAGCCCCCAGCTCTGACCAGGGCCGAGGCGTCACTGATAGTTGAACTCATGATCTCTATGTTTATATGCAGTTAGACAGCTACGCCACTCAAGTCATAAACTTGAGAAAAGGAAGAATGTAAAGCTGAATTACCTCAGTGTAACCCGTTCCTCATGCTCCGATAAAGAACACCTGTTACCTGTGGTGTGACTGCCTGAGgcaaacacattcactgtttCTCGGAGTAACTTGAACTGTATTCTGTACATCTAACCTACATACACTAGTGAATTAGGTCATTTATGAGAAGTTCTAACTAAATTAAGTTGACAGAATGTAAAAAAGCGCTATGCAGACAACTGACTTAAAATTGTAGTTGATCTGAGTTATGGCTTCTCGTAGTAGGTTCAATGGGGCGAGTAATGTTTTCTCATGCTTATTTGCTCATGATTACTATATTCTCTATCTCTATCGCGGACAACATAGACTTTTCAGAATCTCTTTCTACCGCTGAAAGCAATACATTTACTGGACCCTTCAATGCTGATTTTACGCTgaagtatgctaatgtcttcGTGAACATTGGCAAAGCCTACAATCCAAATACAGGTAATGTTCACCACTGCACAACTACACACTTCtaaaagatggtttttcaagggttgtttagtaaagaaaacggttctatatagaaccaagggACTTGTGGCATTGTGGAAGGGTTTTTCAGacaatggagaatgtgctgtatattgtttatatatatatatatatatatatatatatatatatatatatatatatatatatatgtgtgtgtgtgtgtgtgtgtgtgtgtgtgtgtgtgtgtgtgtgtgtgtatattattctcagcactgcagtaacactgaagtggtggtagtgtgttagtgtgtgttgtgctggtatgagtggatcagataaaggagtgctgctggagtttttaaacactcactgtccactctattagacactcctaccttgtgggcCCACTCTATTCAACTACACACCTGCAgcttatctgtttatttatagagaacttttgaaaaactggtggaactCCCCTTCAAGAGTGTCGTGCCTGGAAGAAACTTCAGGTGGACATGTCCAGCCCTGCAGTGGAAATAACAGAAATATACATGTAGTTTACAGGAGAAATATTCTTCAGCATCCCAAATTGCAACTATAGACCAGTGCAAACCAGTGTATCCTACATTTCTATGATGTTTGGGATCAATATTgatttctctctttatccctcacaattaaacaggctgttattgTTACTGAAATATACGTAAATggtctctgttctgactggctgccctgtattgtggaTCATttagaaagcagaaaatgctgaaacactccttataacttcagcataacTGGGCAGAGCTAATTCAATTCAagttcaattcaagtttatttatatagcgctttttacaacaaggttgtcacaaagcagctttacagaaaaaacaggtccacgcctcttatgagcatcaccacagtgaagccaattttcTGCTGCAGGCTGTGTTTGCTTTCATTACATTACTGAACCAATTAACTGCAACTTAGTTTACATATATGGACGGGGATGTGAACTGAGATGTGGGCCCTTGAACGAGTAAAGGAACAGCAAAtacttacatttacggcatattaggagtcttgcccaaggactcttattggtgtggtatagggtgcttacccaggtggggttGGTTAATTCATGTCTCTCAGATTTATATTAACAGTATTGTTACATTTGCAATCCATAAACATTGTTTCCTTCCTTTACTCATATTCCTGCGATGAATATTTGCGAAATTAATCAGGCATGGAGAACGTAATCGGTTTGTGAACTGGAGAGTTGTGGTTTATAATCTCCCACTCTTCACTGTGGCTGTGCAGAGTGATAAATGTAAAGATATTCACACTTACCTACAATACGTCTTGGTATCGGCATCAGCGGTGAATGTTGTTGAGGCCAGTTAAACAGAACAGTCCTACAGCATAACAGACCCTGAACAATGAACAATGTTTAAAGAACACTGGCTATCCAGCGGAGAACCATTAGCCGTTAGTCATCCAGTCTAACACAATATTCCAGTTTGATGATTCAGTAATGAATATCCTCATGGCGAGTAGGCTCAACACATGGATATGTTTGTGCattgtttgtgacatcacaaaatctaTTAACATATTTGCAGCTTaatgtccatatatggactgcatggactACATACAACTCGATCAAAAGCCAGCtgagattaaaataaaataaaatcctgAAATCTTCTTGCATGTGTTTATTGCTGCATGTATGGTATTATGCTAAAGTGAGTGATTTAATCAGTTTCCATCAAAATGTACATTAACCCcataaaatctcaggcttattatgtgctaaggcttattattcaataactataaggacttcagtgcaaactggctaagATATTCTTAGGTTAGAGAAGTGTGCAATGATGTatttggtatagtgtagtgggtaacacatctgccttctacactgtagactggggttcatcCCCCCCCACCTAGGCtagtaccctacactataagagtccttaggcaagacctctaacactaccttcacctacctaaAGATAACCACATTTTCAGTTGATCTGGATaaaagtgtctgccaaatgccatgaatgaatgaaataaaaccctggccatttaagaagTTATTCTGAGAAGATATAAGACAATCTACTTGcataaataaagggaaaaacaaaggaaaacaagtttCCAAAACACGAGTTCAAATGTTattaaaagaaacagagaaaatgggatgcctaacaaccacctgaaagacctgatagaccaccaacactgtccccttctaacaaacagcacttaaacctttcatctttaagagaggggaaaaaaatcaagctccactcttgagtcagatctgaaaaatccacaggtgtttcagtccattcttccactgtgggaggacaactcaacactatgactCTGAAAGGATGCGTGGAAGTCAAGTCAATCTAAAAGCCCTTACTAAGAAAAGAAGAACacttgaaaataaaacaaagaagctgctggtgaatATCGAGctggccaccccagagcccagcccttaacatcattaaatgtgttttgtgagAACCAGAAAATAGCATGCAAGCTGTGATGAAGGCAAAGAGTGGGCACACTAAATATTGATCAAATTTGATATTCAGACATTcagtttttctgcttttgtccagatgctggaaaatgaataCCTTTAAACTTAACAGCTGTTTTGAGTGGATGGTAAATAAACGGTGGctcctgacttttgcacagcacaagTGTGCCTTACTAAATCTCAAATGTATTTGATTGTTTATTATAAGTATTACCTTAAACATGAATTTGTAAAAATTTGGGTTGCATGATCAACAACACTTGCTGGTTAAACGAACAACCGATATTGCAAGATAAGAATAACCCGGTAGGCATTGTAATATTTACTCAGCTGTATGTCATAAGATGTGTGAAAGAACATGTCCTGATAATATGGCAAGCAACATATTTTCCTCAGAAGAAACTTCCCACGCTTTAGAACGTAAGAGGAAAGCACACTGgcagtgagaagagaagagaagagaagagaagagaagagaagagaagagaagagaagagaagagaagagaagagaagagaagataagagaagagaagagaagagaagagaagagaatgacGTCTTCTGTAGCTGTGCTGgtgttgctgtgctgtggtgtggtaATGAGCGGTAAGGAGGTCGTTGATCAGCTTCACTACAGAGATGAAGAGAGCATCAAAAACGAAGCTCGAAGAACTGAGGCAACCGTCTCTGACCAACAACCCTGCCAACCTGATATTCATACAGTGCTGAGAGAGCTGAGCACTAAACTTGCAGAACAAAGTGTGGAGCTGAAATACACAAAGAACCGGATGAACGCTGTGGAGAAACAGCTGGAGGAACTGAAGAAGCAGAACGAAGGTACAGCTAAGTGATTACATTGCAGTTAATTCAAAATTGAGATTCCACATCTTTGTAGCTGGTGTGTTGTGTCTGTTTTAAAGTTCTCGTAGCAGAAATCAGACTGAAGGCCAGTGAGAAACAAATGGAGGAactgaaaagagagacagaaggtaaaatatacactgtatacacacaGAGTGACTGCAGTGTCAATCTAAGAGACATTGTACCACAAAAAGTGTGCAATGTCTCTTTAACAATATCTGTATGGAATGTCAGGTCAGGCTCTGGAGCTGAAAACTCTGCAAATTAGAGCGAACATCATTGAGAGTCAAGTGAGCGAGCTGAGCAGGGAGAATGAATGTAagtgctatttttttttaaatatgcatgtCTCAATATgctgaatgtattttttttaatggcccAAGAAAAACCAAGTTCCAATTTCCAGGAATTATTGACAGGTAAAGCTTAATGTACTATtgcagaccagttacaccatcATTTAGTCTTTTAACCTGTTtagaaacaagtgaaaaatTTAGACTTTAATAtagactatattgccaaaagttttcactcacccatccaaatcaatgAGTTCAGgcgttccaatcacttccatggccacaggtgtataaagccgagcccctaggcctgcagactgcttctacagacattagtgaaagaatgggtcactctcaggagctcagtgaattccagcgtggtaccgtgatcggacgccacctgtgcagcaagtccagtcgtgaaatttcctcacttctAAATATTCCTGCACTTATTTcttcatatttacatatattttcagACAAAATCTGATGCTATTTTGAATATTATATCtggaaattttgaaatattttaaaaatattttttcaatggAATATCCAAAATAACAAatatgtttaaaacataaatacatcCAGAATTAACCCTTACCACAACCTGGCCCAGGTAGCATGGCTGTGATTGGGACTATGAGATTTCATGATACATTAAGAGGGTTTTATGACCAATGCAGAGCAATGATGTAGAGGCAAGCTGGCAAATCAGTAGCTATTCTTTTGGACTATGACTATGCAATACAGGGAACCACTGATGTAACCTCTGGCTTCTGGTAGCAGCCTGAGTTGAGCAAGCAAGGTTAATTTTCTATAATGCTCATTTactcattatcatcatcatcattattattcacAGATAAAATAGCTTTTTCAGCATCGCTCTCCACTGAAGAAGCCGTTACAACAACTGGACCCTTCAACACTGATTTTACGCTGAAGTACACTAACATCTTTGTGAACATTGGTAAAGCTTACAATCCAGAAACAGGTACTGTTCACCACGGCACAACTACACACAGTCAGCCCTAAAATCTATAATCtgattattttctttaaaaaaacggAGAAAAATACTGAGGAACTCATTATTCCCTTTAACATTTTGTCACGAATAGAAATTCCTGGTGGATATTTAAGGCGGAAGAGGACAGCATATGGATATATCACTTTAAGACATTTGACCGCTTGTCAGGACATTTTATACAAGGTTACGCAATTGACACAAATTTGGCTCTAGTCGCACAGCATCACTGCACTTCCTTCAGGAGCCAATCCGAACAGACAATTCACATGTGTTCCCAGTGACTTCCAGTCTTGTTTTTCCTTCCTGTTCATGCTTCTTTCTCAGAAGAAACTAATGGGAGAGTAACTGCATGTGTCTGCTGTAAGCTGGTGTGGTATTTCAGGATAAACATCCTGGATACACAACACATTGCTGAGGCCACTGCTGCCCAAAACTGGCCCACAAGAATctcaaacatatttttatattatattaaattattagtaataaaattgtgtatttttaagcattttagtAATAAATATAGTGTGTGAAATTTTTTCAAAAACTCAACTTGAAATGCATCTgccattttccttcttttgtatactgttttgtcatttttctcgTCAGCCCACTGCAAACAATGCACTCTGGTCCCCTGTTTGGGCACCCTACTTTAGGCTGCATATGGCTTAAGTAGCAGCTGTGGGAAACCTTAAAAAATTAACGTAACAAAAGAAATAATTAGACAAAATGGACCTAACTATGGTTCTTCAACAGTTGCCAGCTTGGACAAGCTTCATAGAAGACTGGAGTCCCTTTCGTACCACACAACTCAAGTTTTTAGATGCGAAACATCTTATAGATCTGACTTGTAACTTACTTACGTTTAGCAGACTAAAGATTATGCTTGTGATAAGCAGCTAGAGAACATCCTCACCTGGCCAGAATAAACCTGAAGAATCACTGCAATATTGTTATTTTGGACAGACGGCTCCTTTTAAGTGCTTACACTTAAAGTGtcactcattttctttctcctacAGGCATCTTCACAGCACCTGTCAGAGGAGTCTACATGTTCAGATTCTCCATTAGTGGAAACGGTAGTACTTCAGTCGGTGTTGGAGCACGGCTTTTTAAGAATGGACGTCATGTGGTTGTTGGTTATTGTAAACAACCCAGCCACAGAGTGGGCACTACCaatggagcatctctgcttttgGAAGTGGGAGATGTGGTCTATGTACAACTGTATCCTAACACACAGATATTTGATAATGTAAATTACCACAACACATTCAGCGGTCAGCTGCTTTTCACAATGTGAAAAGGGCACCTTAGGCCATTGAAgttattcattaaaaaacaatgaaaatgaaaaacctgTAGTGTTGAGCCAGCACTGATACAACGTGCAGAGAGACAAcacaaattattaaataattttgacattaacatttttccttcattcatGTCCATACTTATTGTTTCTGtgttattaattcatttatggTTTGGAAATGTGTCTAATTCTCAAATCTCTAAAGCAattctattttatttgcattcattttcaaaacaacaTGTAAAGAATTTATCTCTGA
This Pygocentrus nattereri isolate fPygNat1 chromosome 22, fPygNat1.pri, whole genome shotgun sequence DNA region includes the following protein-coding sequences:
- the LOC119262091 gene encoding cerebellin-2-like gives rise to the protein MTSSVAVLVLLCCGVVMSGKEVVDQLHYRDEESIKNEARRTEATVSDQQPCQPDIHTVLRELSTKLAEQSVELKYTKNRMNAVEKQLEELKKQNEVLVAEIRLKASEKQMEELKRETEGQALELKTLQIRANIIESQVSELSRENEYKIAFSASLSTEEAVTTTGPFNTDFTLKYTNIFVNIGKAYNPETGIFTAPVRGVYMFRFSISGNGSTSVGVGARLFKNGRHVVVGYCKQPSHRVGTTNGASLLLEVGDVVYVQLYPNTQIFDNVNYHNTFSGQLLFTM